The Rhodobacter sp. 24-YEA-8 DNA segment TCCGGGGATCTGCCGTGAGTGTGGCACATGCATCCGGGCGACGGGAACCGGATCGAAATGTAAGATACCGCGTTCTACGACTAGCGGGTCCGCTCCAACCCGCGTCAGTTAAGGACCGCAGCTCAGGGCTTCCACGCGAGAAAGTTCGCGATGATCCTGAGGCCGGTGGCAGCACTTTTCTCGGGGTGGAACTGGGTCCCGAAAATATTGTCGCGCCCGACAATCGCGGTCACCTCGCCTGCGTAATCCACCCAGGCGATGCGGTTTTCGGCCGAGGCCGTGCGAAACTGCCAGGAATGGACGAAATAGGCATGATCGCCACTTTTCACACCAGACAGCACCGGATGCGGTCGGTCGATCTGCAGATCGTTCCAGCCCATATGCGGCACTTTCAGGGCGGGATCGGCCGGCGAAATCCGCCCGACCTCGCCCCGGATCCAGTCAAATCCGGGCGTGTCGCCATGTTCAAA contains these protein-coding regions:
- the hisH gene encoding imidazole glycerol phosphate synthase subunit HisH, which produces MTLTVLVDYDSGNLHSAAKAFQRMADETGAGDIIVSSRPEDVLRASRIVLPGDGAFPSCRRALAAKDGLFEAIEEAVITRARPFFGICIGMQMLASRGFEHGDTPGFDWIRGEVGRISPADPALKVPHMGWNDLQIDRPHPVLSGVKSGDHAYFVHSWQFRTASAENRIAWVDYAGEVTAIVGRDNIFGTQFHPEKSAATGLRIIANFLAWKP